TCCGCCCGTCCCGCTATTTCGGGGAGCGTGGAGAATATGGAGGATTATAATGTCGTGCTTCTGGGCTACCCCGTCTGGCACGGCCAAGCTCCAAAAATCATCTACACATTTTTAGAAAGCTATGAGTTTTCCGGGAAGACCATTGTGCCGTTCTGTACTTCCCACAGCAGCGGCATCGGCTCCAGCGATACCAACCTCCATGTCCTGGCGCCGGGAGCAGACTGGCGCTCCGGCAAGCGGTTTCCCGGCGGGACCGGCCGGGAGACAATCACGGATTGGGTCCACGGACTGGATTTGTCCCGGACACCCACCGCAACAGGCATCGGGAGATTCGACTTCGAGACGGGGACCGTCATACTCAACAGCGGCTACGCTATGCCCATTAACGGCCTTGGAACTTACTCCCTGACCGGCGAAACCTGCTTTACCTCCGTGTCGGCGGCGCTGGAACGGGGCGTCCGGCTCATCGACACCGCCTATATGTACCATAACGAGGCGGAGGTTGGGCGGGCGGTGCGGGAGTCCGGCATCCCCAGGGAGGAAATTTTCGTCATCACCAAGCTCTACCCAAGCCAATTTGCCAATGCGGAAGACGCCATCGACCAGGCCCTCTTGGTGGTCAGCTCCTTCTGGGTGTCTGCGTAGATGTAGCGGAAGATGGAGTCACCGTTTTCTTTGTGACCCACCACGATGCGGCCCTCCCAGCGGCCATCTTTTCTTTTTCTAACCATGCCGCCCCCGGACGGTCTGCGTTTTGCCATGATTATGCACCTCCT
This window of the Dysosmobacter acutus genome carries:
- a CDS encoding flavodoxin → MPEIPYTADDLNYNNSSSRSNREQSDPSARPAISGSVENMEDYNVVLLGYPVWHGQAPKIIYTFLESYEFSGKTIVPFCTSHSSGIGSSDTNLHVLAPGADWRSGKRFPGGTGRETITDWVHGLDLSRTPTATGIGRFDFETGTVILNSGYAMPINGLGTYSLTGETCFTSVSAALERGVRLIDTAYMYHNEAEVGRAVRESGIPREEIFVITKLYPSQFANAEDAIDQALLVVSSFWVSA